CGGATTCCGCTACGGGGTATCCAGCACCGAGCCTCACGCACACTGTTCGCAGTGGGCGGCGTCGCAAGCGGGACGATCATCATGGTGACCACCCTGGGGCAGTACGTCTCGACGCTGGACGCAATAGACGAGTTCCTCACCGGCACCCGCAAGTATGAGATTGACGTGCAACTGACGGGGCCGGACTCAGTGGCAGTCGCTCGGGCGGCGGCACAGGCTCCCGGAGGTGGCGCCGTCGCGCCGACGGTGAATGTGCCGGTCCGGGTGCGCAGCAGCTCGGGCACAGGGGAGCTGGTTCTCACCGGGCTGCCAGCCGGTCAGGACCTGCTCCACGTTCGCACTGTTGCCGGGGGCAAGATGAGGCTCCGGCCCGGTACGGTCTGGCTTCCGCGACGGCTGGCCGAGCGTTTGCATATAGAGCCCGGCGACCCGGTGCAGGTGGAATGGGAAGGGTCGAGTCGGCGTCTGCGACTGCGGAGAGAGATGCAGGTGGCGGGCCTGCTGGACGTCACGATGGGGAACAGCGCCTACGGGGAGTACAAGGACGTGCGGCGGTCGCTGGCAGACCGTGCGTGGCCAGAGAGCTCCTTCGGCGCGCTCTTCGACTGTGCTCGCGAGAGGAGCGAGTCTTTCCGGCGCCGCCTGGAGCGCTCGGATGGGGTTGTGGCGGCCATCACGACCGCCGACGTCTCGCGCGACATCGACCAGCAGATGGCGATGACCTACATCTTCATCGGGGTTCTGTTGGGCTTCGGCACGCTACTGGCGGGGTCGGCGATCCAGAGCGTGGCGACCGTCACCTTGCTGGAGCGTACTCGGGAACTGGCGACGCTGAGGAGTCTGGGGTTCAGTGCGAGTGCCACGGCCTGGCTGGCGGGGATGGAGTTGTTCCTGCTGGCGGTAGTCGGGTTGGTGCTCGGGCTCCCGCTGGGTGCGGCGATCAACGCGGCCTTCCTCAAGTCCTTCACTACGGAGAACATGGCTTTCCGGGCGATTCTGCCGGCCTGGGTGTTCATCTTCATCAGTGTGCTGGTGCTGGCCTTGGTGCTGCTGTCGGTGTGGACGGGTGGACGCCGCCTGGCTCGCATGAGCCTGCCCGAGGCGACGAAGGCGCGCGAGTGAGCGGGATAGCGGCAGGTTGTGGGAGAGGTGATCGATAGGGCGCCGGGAGAGGTCTCCCGGCGCCCTATCGGTTCGTGGAAGAGGCACGTTGGCCTGCGTTATGCTCAGCGTCCCCGTTGTGAATTGGCCACCAGCCACTGCAGCCAGGCGCTGCCGGTGACCGGCTGCCCGCCGATCCTTCGGATTGTGGCGGTCGTTGCGTCCGAAGTGAGGGAACGCGGCCCGCAGAGCAAGGGTTTGGTTCCCGTCTGGGCCGACATCACTGCCGCCCCCTTGTCGCGGGAAGGTACCCCGATCGGGAGCACTACCCCATCCCCCACCGACTGAACGCCACCCTCGAACCTGACTGAATCGCGATCGTTCACGTCAACCGTCACCGGCGCAGCGACGGCGATCCACTGCACCCAGGCTCCGGTCACGGCTTTGCCTGACAAGTCGCTCAGGTAGAGGGTAAAGCCGTCGACGCGATTGTTGACCGCGGCGGCAAGGACTGCCTTGCCGTTCTCTTGCGCATTGCACACGATCACCGGTGGAACCGCGAAGGGAGTAGTGAACTTGACGTTCGCACCGCTGTTGAGCTTGGCCACGTTGCCCTGAAGGTTTGCGCTTCCGGCGGCAGGACTGAAGGCAAGATAGCACAGCGTGGCCGCCAGGGCAGGCTGTCCATCGGCACGAAGTGCAGAGACCGCAAAGCCCCGTTCGGAGTTGTTCACTGCGCAGACGGCGAGGGGCGCGCTGCCCTCGACGGCTGAGAGGACGATGATCGGAGGGCTGCTGAAGGCTCGCGAGAAGGAGAGCTTCTGACCGTCCTTGCTTTTGACTGTGCGAGATAGCAGGAGGGGACGCGTGCCCCCACCAGCGGCAGGGCCCGTGCAGATCGCTACGAAGGACCGGGAGAGCACGGTCCGGTCGCCGTCGGTCTTGAGCTCCACGACAAGCTCGTAGGCACCGGTTGGCACGGAGAGGGACCAGGTCGGTGAGGAGCTGGCTGAGAGCCAGTCGCCAACAGTCCACTGGGAGGTGCCGTAGGCCCGGTGAAGCAGTCGCGCCTGGGTTGACTCGGTCAGCGAGGCGCGGACCGACAGTGCACCGGACGGGGCCGTCTGCGCCGTCAGGTAATCCACTCGCGAGTCAGTGGAGGCACGGCTGCCGGAGTCGTAGTTGGTGGCGGTGGTAACGGCCCAGGCACAGGGGCTCTGACTACTGTTGCGGTTCGCGGCGTTCCGGAGGTACACATGGCCCGTGCCGGGCTGCTTCACGCCGGAGAGGTAGAAGTAGTAGGTCTTGCCGGGGGTGAGCCCCGTGACGGTCATGTCATGAGTAGTCGAAGTAGTGGCGTCTTCGAGGTTCCCGCCCTGACTTGAGCTGGAGGGCGGGCTCATGGTGCGGTCGCTCCACTGGAGGCGGGTCGTGGTCGGGACGTCGGTGGTCCAGGTGACATGCACGGAGGTCGGAGTGCTCTGGAAGACCGGTGCCGAGGGTGTGATCGTCGGGGCCGACGAACTCAGATCGACCGACCCGGCACTCGCCAGGGGCGTCACCAGCGCCCAGTCGGTCGCGAGGTCATAGCGTGCCGAAGCTGTGCCGCCGCCCGTCGGCTGAGCCGAGATCCTCACATAGTAGGGCATCCCCATCGTGATACCGGTCGCCGTGAGGCTGTGGTTCTGGATCGGGGCCGTGTCTGTGACCGAACCCTCCTGCCCCGGAGCGGGCGGGCCTGCGAAGTCAGGCGGCAGGATGCGCCAAGTCAGGCGGCCGGTCGCGGCCTTGTCGGTTGTGAACTGGGCAACAATCTGCCCGGAGCTTGCGACGACCCGGACCGAGGTGAAGTCAAGGGTTGTCGGGTTCGAGGACCCGCCCGGAGAGGAAGACTGGCCGACGGAGACGCGGCAGATATCGTAGGAGCGGCCGCCCGTCGAGTCGTTGAAGAGGCTGGCGTTGGGAGCCGCATCGGGGACCTGCGGGTCGACCGTCAGAAGCACATCGTACACACCGGCCTGCGGGAAGGTGTAGGAGACGGTGCTCCCGGTCCGGGGTGTGCCGTCGCCGAAGTCCCAGGTGTAGTTGACGGACTGCTGGTTCTCGGGAAGGCGGCTCGTATCGGCGGTGAAGGTGACCGACTGTCCCGGTGAGATCGTGCGCCAGGGACCGGCCTCGGCGATGTTGGCGGTGAAGGCCGGCTGCAGTGTGAGCCACGCCTGAGCGGCAGTCTGCTCATCGGCGGCGGCACCGGTCGCAACCAGTTCGGCGGTGACCTCCATTTTGTCGAAGTGACTGACGCCCATATCGTAGGCGCGGAGGATGACCTGACCGCGCCAGCCGAAGGAGAGCTGCTGAAGGCCCTTGGTGGCGAAACTGGTAGAGACCGAGGTGTCGTTGTCGGCCGTGCTTGACCAGGAGGAGACGGCATCCCGCTGAGTGACGTAGCTCCACGGGTTCAGCCACTGGTCCTGCTTGACCCCGGCAAGGGGTACCGTCCTCCAGCCATCGTCAGTCTGCGGCGCACCAGCGACATGGAGGCGGAGATAGGCACGCCCGCGGTACTGCGAAGTCGGGGAGGCGCCTGCCGTACACGAGGGCTCGATGGTGAACTGGAAGGGAATGCTGGCGGTGGTGAAGGTCTCGTTGAAGGTGACGGTTTTCGTGCGCGTGGCAAGGGTCGAGGTCGGGACCGTCAGGGAGTCGGTGGTCAAGCCAACGCTGCCGACCGTGTTGCGGGCAGGGGCGACAGAGGAACTCGCACCCGAGGGAACCGTGTAGTTGGGCACCTTGCGGCGGACGATCACCCGGTGGCCGAGACTGGGATCGTCCACGCTGTAGTAGTCGTCGCGAGTGGGACGACGCGAAGCTCGGTAGAGACGGGCCGCCTCGTCCAGGCCGATGACGTGGTTATCGTAGGCGATCACCAGCAGGTACTCGCAGGCGAGCATCGCTCCGAAGAAGGCGGCACCACCGGCACCCATCTGCGCACCGCAGCTCAGAGTGCGCGCCTGCCCACCCTCGTCGTCCTCGAAGTAGTACAGCCCGCCGAGGTCATCGAAGAGAGCCCAGCTCCCGAAGCCGTCCATGGACATTGCTGCAGAGAGGACAACCCAGCGTCGGAGGGGGTCGAGGTACCAGTTGGAGGGCAGATCGTTCGCCGAGAGCGTTCCGCCCCAGGCGTAGCGCTGGTAGTAGTAGTCAGGGGCATTGAAGGTGCCCGTGGCGAGGTTGGGGTTCGGGATGGGGGAACCGTTGAGTTGCTGGTACAGGGTTGTGCTGTATCTGCGCCAGAACCCGGAAGGTGGCGAGCCGTACTCGAAGAGCGCGCCGTTGGTCCAGGGAGCGGTTGTGGCAAGGTGTTGCTCCCACTTCGCGGAGCTCTGCACGTAGTTGAGCTTGGCCACGAGCGAGGGGTTGTGAGGCATCTCGAAGGTGGCGCGATTGCTCACATAGAGGGGCCGCCACTCCCAGTCCGTCGCAGTGAACCCCTCGGGATCGGGACAACTCGGCGGAGCGTTGTCGTAGAGAGCTGCGCCATAGCCGGGAGCTCCTGAGGCCGCCCAGGAGCCTCCCGCCGAGAAGAAGACC
The sequence above is drawn from the Armatimonadia bacterium genome and encodes:
- a CDS encoding PKD domain-containing protein; translation: MRRLDSGVVLVLLLVGPVFFSAGGSWAASGAPGYGAALYDNAPPSCPDPEGFTATDWEWRPLYVSNRATFEMPHNPSLVAKLNYVQSSAKWEQHLATTAPWTNGALFEYGSPPSGFWRRYSTTLYQQLNGSPIPNPNLATGTFNAPDYYYQRYAWGGTLSANDLPSNWYLDPLRRWVVLSAAMSMDGFGSWALFDDLGGLYYFEDDEGGQARTLSCGAQMGAGGAAFFGAMLACEYLLVIAYDNHVIGLDEAARLYRASRRPTRDDYYSVDDPSLGHRVIVRRKVPNYTVPSGASSSVAPARNTVGSVGLTTDSLTVPTSTLATRTKTVTFNETFTTASIPFQFTIEPSCTAGASPTSQYRGRAYLRLHVAGAPQTDDGWRTVPLAGVKQDQWLNPWSYVTQRDAVSSWSSTADNDTSVSTSFATKGLQQLSFGWRGQVILRAYDMGVSHFDKMEVTAELVATGAAADEQTAAQAWLTLQPAFTANIAEAGPWRTISPGQSVTFTADTSRLPENQQSVNYTWDFGDGTPRTGSTVSYTFPQAGVYDVLLTVDPQVPDAAPNASLFNDSTGGRSYDICRVSVGQSSSPGGSSNPTTLDFTSVRVVASSGQIVAQFTTDKAATGRLTWRILPPDFAGPPAPGQEGSVTDTAPIQNHSLTATGITMGMPYYVRISAQPTGGGTASARYDLATDWALVTPLASAGSVDLSSSAPTITPSAPVFQSTPTSVHVTWTTDVPTTTRLQWSDRTMSPPSSSSQGGNLEDATTSTTHDMTVTGLTPGKTYYFYLSGVKQPGTGHVYLRNAANRNSSQSPCAWAVTTATNYDSGSRASTDSRVDYLTAQTAPSGALSVRASLTESTQARLLHRAYGTSQWTVGDWLSASSSPTWSLSVPTGAYELVVELKTDGDRTVLSRSFVAICTGPAAGGGTRPLLLSRTVKSKDGQKLSFSRAFSSPPIIVLSAVEGSAPLAVCAVNNSERGFAVSALRADGQPALAATLCYLAFSPAAGSANLQGNVAKLNSGANVKFTTPFAVPPVIVCNAQENGKAVLAAAVNNRVDGFTLYLSDLSGKAVTGAWVQWIAVAAPVTVDVNDRDSVRFEGGVQSVGDGVVLPIGVPSRDKGAAVMSAQTGTKPLLCGPRSLTSDATTATIRRIGGQPVTGSAWLQWLVANSQRGR